The following are encoded together in the Plasmodium reichenowi strain SY57 chromosome 3, whole genome shotgun sequence genome:
- a CDS encoding trophozoite stage antigen has protein sequence MGYGQEGLTKLYKSLYIKEKGGYGKNDKKAKNLSLRTQVSSHSAYDLKCNSVDTTMNDYEFEVFTTLNDKVRLPSQLKKINSKDMNIPTELTHEHNKFYATITLKCKDCSEEFTRDFEF, from the coding sequence atgggTTACGGTCAAGAAGGGttaacaaaattatataaaagtttGTATATTAAGGAGAAAGGAGGATATGGTAAAAATGATAAGAAAGCAAAAAACTTGTCATTAAGAACTCAGGTTTCTTCACACAGTGCTTATGATTTAAAATGTAATTCTGTTGATACTACTATGAATGATTATGAATTCGAAGTTTTTACAACGTTAAATGATAAAGTAAGATTACCATCACAActaaaaaagataaatagTAAAGATATGAACATACCTACTGAGTTAACACATGAGCACAACAAATTTTATGCAACCATAACTTTGAAGTGTAAAGACTGTTCGGAGGAGTTTACTCGTGATTTTGAATTTTAA
- a CDS encoding triosephosphate isomerase, putative: MLKTLVLLSFYSLYTVFQKSTNCLTIYSSFRKKGKECYVLISSTYILKNKSKKRSRDTCSILKKFEWNNSSDKKFIKTYCIENKNDYMENILTHDEQKKKKKKKKILIANWKCYLSKEEAYKLIDCLTRIKYSNYVDVILSLNLLYIPYLLQKIKENNSKIYACSQDVSLVNGFGPFTGETTAKLIQDFGNEYTLIGHSERRQGFYKNGETIEQIVLKVYNAINSKLKVILCTGDDYKNCDNPSSSYKMMELLRLIKTKISKDEMKNIIIAFEPRFAIGTGQPVSYDILNKYYYELKRDIAKEIDKSTSEEMMIVYGGSISKSNMKHYVDNTHVDGFLIGKASLNEDFIDIIRYVDH; this comes from the exons atgttaaaaaCGCTTGTGTTATTATCCTTTTATTCTCTATATACCGTATTCCAAAAATCAACCAATTGTCTAACTATATATTCTTCCTTCCGAAAAAAAGGAAAGGAATGCTATGTATTAATTTCTTCtacttatatattaaaaaataaaagtaaaaaacGTTCAAGAGATACATGCAGCATCCTGAAAAAATTCGAATGGAATAATTCGAgtgataaaaaatttataaaaacatattgcatagaaaataaaaatgattatatggaaaatatattaacccacgatgaacaaaaaaaaaaaaaaaaaaaaaaaaaaattttaatagCTAACTGGAAATGCTATTTATCAAAAGAGGAAgcatataaattaattgATTGTTTGACaagaattaaatattcTAATTATGTCGATGTAATATTATCtcttaatttattatatataccatATCTTTTACAAAagataaaagaaaataattctAAGATATATGCGTGTTCTCAAGATGTAAGTTTAGTTAATGGTTTCGGACCATTTACAGGAGAAACAACTGCAAAATTAATTCAGGACTTTGGTAATGAATATACTTTAATAGGACATAGTGAAAGAAGACAAggtttttataaaaatggaGAAACTATTGAACAGATAGTTTTGAAGGTATATAATGCAATTAATTCTAAATTAAAAGTAATACTATGTACTGGTGatgattataaaaattgtgATAATCCTTCATCTTCATACAAAATGATGGAGCTCTTACga CTTATCAAAACTAAAATTTCAAAAgatgaaatgaaaaatataatcataGCCTTTGAGCCAAGGTTTGCTATAGGAACAGGACAACCTGTATCTtatgatattttaaataaatattattatg AATTAAAAAGGGACATAGCAAAAGAAATCGACAAGTCAACAAGTGAAGAAATGATGATAGTTTACGGAGGATCTATATCCAAGTCTAATATGAAA CATTATGTAGATAATACTCATGTGGATGGCTTCTTAATTGGAAAGGCTTCATTAAATGAAGACTTTATCGATATTATAAGATATGTAGATCATTAA
- a CDS encoding cleavage and polyadenylation specificity factor, putative gives MNYYHQTKIIIQVLGAGQTVGRSCVIVELENRKVMFDCGCHLGYKDERKYPNFNLLIRSPDKINQCQKEEYIDDEIEENIEDGEIEENVNDEYINDDNINNINDDYKDNSGQKKNNRDIEKVEVKVEENVEEPNFYDNSNTDVVNISIVNSSITDKEKLINNLKRINEIIDCVIISHFHMDHIGALPFFTEILKYRGIILMSYPTKALSPILLLDSCRVTDMKWEKKNFERQIKMLNEKSDELLNYNINCIKKDPWNINEDNIYNCIDKVIGLQINETFELGDMSITPYYAGHVLGACIYKIEVRNFSVIYTGDYNTIPDKHLGSANIPSLNPEIFISESTYATYVRPTKKASELELCNLVHECVHKGGKVLIPVFAIGRAQELSILLDDYWKKMKIHYPIYFGCGLTENANKYYKIYSSWINSSCMSNEKENLFDFANISPFLNNYLNEKRPMVLFATPGMLHTGLSLKAFKAWAGNPQNLIVLPGYCVQGTVGHKLIMGEKQISLDGTTYIKVLCKIIYLSFSAHADSNGIQQLIKHVSPKNVIFVHGEKNGMQKLAKYISNKHMINSMCPSLGQQCHFDFIKHNINYIYIHKNIHKHILQLKKKITKHKHINTTNIQKKGLYINENKKKKNNKIKKECTYVNKKIKVPFNAYMFYIPLTHKPYIFLFSKKNLLQYLKTKHIPIIIQHKEQKINSDQLFLYKNEKISNYHKKNNELNKIIKKDKKKKAIHEHKLKVRNKLIQKKINIQTNYDNCHNYKNNKNKCFNNYLNHSYESPKNANMSNVIDHLYIDEHFVGENKNEHIITNINDLINKNNSNCYLTNQNMYSSSNITIQSPKSDDDETSPISNNDNEESDISQKKKKPLIKKNNIHSDDKYKNEHINEHINEHINEHINEHINEHINEHVNEHINEHVNEHINEHINEHINEHINEHINEHINEHQINNNNNIYEQDVLENDSSSNDEPKPFNFVLKKDKVNLPLLNLRFKEIITVAYQTFYNFVLAFFQEIVNTENKDKIDFLGKRVLIKNVKYNDSYFFYLSFHSLRAIHDGQNNLIMQWSYVDDYPNSIIQKFIKCLHKYNQME, from the coding sequence aTGAATTATTACCACCAGACGAAGATTATTATACAAGTACTCGGCGCAGGCCAAACGGTGGGGAGGTCTTGTGTTATCGTCGAGCTAGAAAATAGAAAAGTCATGTTTGACTGTGGTTGCCATTTGGGCTATAAGGATGAAAGAAAATATCCgaattttaatttattgATAAGGAGCCCAGATAAAATTAATCAATGTCAAAAAGAAGAGTATATAGATGATGAAATTGAAGAGAATATAGAAGATGGTGAAATTGAAGAGAATGTAaatgatgaatatataaatgatgataatataaataatataaatgatgattataaagataattcaggccagaaaaaaaataatagagATATAGAAAAAGTAGAAGTAAAAGTAGAAGAAAATGTCGAAGAACCAAACTTTTATGATAATTCCAATACGGATGTTGTAAATATAAGTATAGTAAATAGTAGCATAACCGATAAAGagaaattaataaataatttaaaaaggataaatgaaataatagATTGTGTGATTATAAGTCATTTTCATATGGATCATATAGGTGCATTACCATTTTTTAcagaaatattaaaatatcGAGGAATAATACTTATGAGTTATCCTACGAAAGCCTTAAGTCCCATTCTATTATTAGATAGCTGTCGTGTAACTGATATGAAATgggagaaaaaaaattttgaaagacaaataaaaatgttaaatgaaaaatcagatgaattattaaattacaatattaattgtataaaaaaagatccatggaatattaatgaagataatatatataattgtattGATAAAGTTATTGGAttacaaataaatgaaaCATTTGAATTAGGTGATATGTCCATAACACCATATTATGCAGGACATGTTTTAGGAgcatgtatatataaaattgaaGTAAGAAATTTTAGTGTAATTTATACAGGTGATTATAATACTATACCAGATAAACATTTAGGTAGTGCTAATATACCATCCTTAAATCCTGAAATATTCATATCTGAATCAACTTATGCAACTTATGTAAGACCAACTAAAAAAGCTTCAGAATTAGAATTGTGTAATTTAGTTCACGAATGTGTACATAAAGGAGGAAAAGTTCTTATTCCTGTTTTTGCAATAGGAAGAGCACAAGAATTATCTATTTTATTAGATGATTATtggaaaaaaatgaaaatacaTTATCCTATATATTTTGGTTGTGGCCTTACAGAAAATgcaaataaatattataagatTTATTCTTCATGGATTAATAGTAGTTGTATGTCcaatgaaaaagaaaatctCTTTGATTTTGCAAACATATCTccatttttaaataattatttaaatgaaaaaagacCTATGGTTTTATTTGCAACACCCGGAATGTTACATACCGGACTTTCTCTTAAAGCATTTAAAGCATGGGCAGGAAATCCACAAAATCTAATCGTTTTACCAGGTTATTGTGTACAAGGTACTGTTGGtcataaattaattatgggagaaaaacaaatatcTTTAGATGGTactacatatattaaagttttatgtaaaattatttatttatcattCTCTGCACACGCTGATTCTAATGGTATTCAACAACTTATTAAACATGTGTCTCcaaaaaatgttatatttgTTCATGGTGAAAAAAACGGCATGCAGAAACTAGcgaaatatatttcaaataaaCACATGATTAATTCTATGTGCCCATCTTTAGGACAACAATGTCATTTTgattttataaaacataatattaattatatatatatccataaaaatattcataaacatatattacaactaaaaaaaaaaatcacCAAACATAAACACATAAACACTACAAACATACAAAAAAAGGgtctttatataaatgaaaataagaaaaaaaaaaataataaaataaaaaaagaatgtacatatgtaaacaaaaaaattaaagtTCCATTTAATGcatatatgttttatatacCACTAACTCATAAACcttatattttccttttttcaaaaaaaaatttattacaatatttaaaaacaaaacatATACCAATCATAATTCAACataaagaacaaaaaattaattcAGATcaattgtttttatataaaaatgaaaaaataagtaattatcataaaaaaaataatgaattaaacaaaattattaaaaaagataaaaagaaaaaggcTATCCATGAACACAAACTTAAAGTTCgtaataaattaattcaaaaaaaaattaatatacaaacaaattatgataattgtcataattataaaaataataaaaataaatgctttaataattatttgaatCATTCATATGAGTCACCAAAAAATGCTAATATGTCAAATGTAATCGATCATCTATATATAGATGAACATTTTGTAGGagaaaacaaaaatgaacatataataactaatataaatgatctaataaataaaaataattcaaattGTTATCTCACAAATCAAAACATGTATTCTTCATCTAACATAACAATTCAGTCTCCAAAAAGTGACGATGATGAGACTAGCCCCATTagtaataatgataatgaagaaaGTGATATatcacaaaaaaaaaaaaaacctttaataaaaaaaaataacattcATAGTGATGACAAATACAAGaatgaacatataaatgaacatataaatgaacatataaaCGAACATATAAACGAACATATAAACGAACATATAAACGAACATGTAAACGAACATATAAACGAACATGTAAACGAACATATAAACGAACATATAAACGAACATATAAACGAACATATAAACGAACATATAAACGAACATATAAACGAAcatcaaataaataataataataatatctaTGAACAAGATGTACTTGAAAATGATAGCTCATCCAATGATGAACCAAAAccttttaattttgttcTGAAAAAAGATAAAGTTAATCTACCTTTACTTAATTTAAGatttaaagaaattattacCGTTGCATATCAAACcttttataattttgttcTTGCCTTTTTTCAAGAAATTGTTAATAcagaaaataaagataaaatcGATTTTCTAGGTAAACGAGttcttattaaaaatgttaaatataacgattcttattttttttatttatccTTCCATTCCTTAAGAGCTATCCATGATGGACAAAATAATTTGATCATGCAATGGTCCTATGTTGATGACTACCCAAATTCAATTATtcaaaaatttataaaatgtctacataaatataatcaaatggaataa
- a CDS encoding P-type ATPase, putative: protein MKILEWISCTIKGKHNENKIYLISNFEFNKDDHEYYIKNAENRIEEEDLNIDIIYGKKHKNEIRTAKYKLYSFLPLIVFFQFLRLGNLYFLSISMLQLIPEITDSKGMPTYLIPLVFIIVVAMIKEFFEDWQRHKSDNEENSKKTMVFVQGELKEKKWADVKDGDVVKIFSYEYFPADLIVLNCSNKKGIVNIETKNVDGESNVKQKYCLPDISKYFSDDKTAGFCRIELISERPNDNIFDYKGYMILPPLQYKNMKNGKLVHFYNTPYKIDDHKDEHDEKGTGKYIHKNYKYDYDDKHISYNTNEQNNLSDMTKNDHKEYDYNPQNEINNNNCDNNNNNNNNNNCDNNNNNNNNNNCNNNNCFFMDDIKKQGKNEETVNKKKSFFIINNKKKVYDTGSSNNDQITHINNDVISEKKRASRRRTLYNKLTFNKSFFNNKNDNKKLNKRNSTLSSINNNNNNNIHNREYDGEEQKLKKENFFFKEYKRDQKLVQITIDNLVLRGTSLVNTKWIYGLVINTGNRTKLMKNASTKSRQKWSRLEFVYGNHVIVLIICQVFISLIVAIAGVLWMRRKGYTLWYLNLDQTSDSLKTFFITIGSMVLLFGSFIPVDLLLIWEVVRLLQGYLINWDNDMYSEKNGRHALSKAGQLLEEMGNVTHIYSDKTGTLTQNVMQLQNIGLGNKGTYGFYDFSNIKENITKSRHWGSQDPVDPVLEEYENEENVYSNMNEDNKNDHGTNESDDNNNNNNNDDDHHHNHNIHNDQNNNAQYDNYDNYYLNNCQQQNKVKNRPYIDDETNFYRNNNMNKERTRKSYTFLNPLNWSNTSINTKMKKKKSLFYNKNSLANYESLLNNTYTEDDFIRGENEFVFFNRILFVNKIYSIRHDVQDQIYFLLLVLSLCHSAMIRNVDIDEMDNNEDDNNNNEKLKIYDKETDIVYTYITQTQPQYDASSPDELALISTSLYLGCEFVNRPNLTTIEIELTSTFAQRFILGEKKFEKFLEKKEFYEKEFDTYFPDISACLGKEKKKDNNKINEMINNKGNTKDDYMNNFHMSIPIKNIFGSNKMQYKEEIKYEEKIIKKVVPILSFEILDVFAFDNVRKRMSLIVKNEKKEIFMLVKGADTSVLKLASKNQENIVDHVEHQLHAFATSGLRTLVLGYKYLTENEFSDMYRNHINARKKSETDKEEYIQEFYEEAENNLIIIGCTGIDDKLQDDVPQVIQDLRDAGMTICVLTGDKLETAINIGHSINILNKQTYNAIFTETDPTLLLEQLNIHEKNTNAANLLNVDHGTKWWNSVNWEHLNLDLRSETILNFMKSNFHGSLKKSIISSNMFNMKNNNSFPSLARQDKVFNSFLESSESFCHNNEMDKTKGKEKVHYSQFSITITGEALDVIMKDKILKIKFYTLARSASTLIACRVTPKQKSLLVKENSAFNPRGTSLAIGDGANDVGMILMANVGVGIAGKEGLQAARSSDFTISEFKYLKKLLFVHGRESLRRNSFLVYFCIFRNVSFCLCSMILIFWTGYSAIDAWNPWTKQIINIAFTSLPVIFFVALDKQLPHNILLNNPLLYETSPSTLWPFYSNRKMEFYTNKVKGCYKSFYKFCFFPIRYIPYIQRYTEKIKSWIGKRSKPEKYRTYGTHYLFVYLLFAIWLATVETVIMLHFSTGQAYSSSLKDNHHVDIDFNTFSQILYTHHVIAVNIVVVLMTNTWFFISHVVLWIELIATFFFWFIISNTKFFLDIIGADELHGTFEKAHSSGNYYASLIISLYISILPLIILMTYQFIKKPTMEQIVLEQLKLGKFEGLRKHEIKKLAYIDNQKSSNEFTHKGFAFAVEAKEAFWGLVQKAIYKIKMPLVKDETANIKHKRKS from the coding sequence atgaaaatattagaATGGATATCCTGTACTATCAAAGGAAAACATAATgagaataaaatatatttaatatctaattttgaatttaataaagatgaccatgaatattatataaaaaatgcTGAAAACAGGATCGAGGAGGAAGATttaaatatagatataatatatggGAAGAAACATAAAAACGAAATAAGAACAGctaaatataaattatatagCTTTTTGCCCTTGattgttttttttcaatttttaaGATTAggaaatttatattttttatcaataTCAATGTTACAATTAATACCTGAAATAACGGACTCGAAAGGAATGCCAACTTATTTAATACCCTTAGTTTTTATAATAGTAGTAGCAATGATTAAAGAATTTTTTGAAGATTGGCAAAGGCATAAATCTGATAACGAAGAAAATAGTAAGAAAACCATGGTTTTTGTACAAGGagaattaaaagaaaaaaaatgggCTGATGTTAAAGATGGTGATGTTGTAAAAATTTTCtcatatgaatattttcCTGCTGATTTGATCGTATTAAATTGTtctaataaaaaaggaattGTAAATATTGAAACAAAAAATGTAGATGGTGAATCTAATgttaaacaaaaatattgttTACCAGATATATCCAAATATTTTAGTGATGATAAAACTGCAGGATTCTGTAGAATAGAATTAATAAGTGAAAGACCTAACgataatatttttgattATAAAGGATATATGATATTACCTCCTTTgcaatataaaaatatgaagaatGGAAAATTGgtacatttttataatactCCTTATAAAATCGATGATCATAAAGATGAACACGATGAAAAAGGAAcaggaaaatatattcacaaaaattataaatatgattatgatgataaacatatttcatataatacaaatgagCAAAATAACCTTTCGGACATGACAAAGAATGATCATAAGGAATATGACTATAATCCTCAAAATGAGatcaataataataattgtgataataataataataataataataataacaattgtgataataataataataataataataataataattgtaataataataactGTTTTTTCATGGATGATATCAAGAAACAGGGGAAAAACGAAGAAAcagtaaataaaaaaaaaagcttcttcattataaataataaaaagaaggTATACGACACAGGTAGTAGTAATAATGACCAAATAACACACATTAACAATGATGTTATTAGTGAGAAAAAACGAGCAAGTAGAAGAAGAACTTTATACAACAAATTAACTTTTAATAAatccttttttaataacaaaaatgataacaagaaattaaataaaaggAATTCGACTTTATCATcaattaataataataataataataatattcataatagAGAATATGATGGAGAAGAACAAAAActaaaaaaagaaaattttttttttaaagaatataaaagagATCAGAAACTTGTTCAAATAACAATAGATAATTTAGTACTTAGAGGAACATCTTTAGTAAATACGAAATGGATTTATGGTTTAGTAATTAATACAGGAAATCGTACGAAGTTAATGAAAAATGCTTCAACAAAATCAAGACAAAAATGGTCCAGATTAGAATTCGTATATGGAAATCATGTTATTgtattaattatatgtcAAGTGTTTATATCTTTAATAGTAGCTATAGCAGGTGTATTATGGATGAGAAGAAAAGGATATACTTTGTGGTATTTAAATTTAGATCAAACATCTGATAGTTTAAAAACCTTTTTTATAACTATTGGGTCCATGGTTTTGTTATTTGGTTCTTTTATACCAGtagatttattattaatatggGAAGTAGTTAGATTATTACAAGgatatttaataaattgGGATAATGATATGTATAGCGAAAAAAATGGTAGGCATGCTTTAAGCAAAGCTGGACAATTATTAGAAGAAATGGGAAACgttacacatatatattctgACAAAACAGGAACCTTAACACAGAATGTTATGCAACTACAAAATATTGGGTTAGGAAATAAGGGAACGTATGGTTTTTATGATTTCAGCAAtataaaggaaaatataacaaaGAGCAGACATTGGGGTAGTCAAGATCCTGTGGACCCTGTTTTGGAAGAATACGAAAATGAGGAAAATGTATATAGCAACATGAACGAGGATAATAAGAATGATCATGGTACTAATGAGAGTGATgacaacaacaataataataataatgatgatgatcatcatcataatcataatattcataacgatcaaaataataacgCTCAATATGAcaattatgataattattaccTTAATAATTGTCAACAACAAAACAAAGTAAAAAATAGACCATACATCGATGATGAAACCAATTTTTACcgaaataataatatgaataaagAAAGGACAAGAAAAAGCTATACATTTTTGAATCCTTTAAATTGGTCAAATACATcaataaatacaaaaatgaaaaagaaaaagagtttattttataataaaaatagcTTAGCTAATTATGAAAGTTTGCTAAATAATACTTATACTGAAGATGATTTTATTAGGGGTGAAAATgaatttgttttttttaatagaattttatttgttaataaaatatatagcATTCGTCATGATGTTCAAgatcaaatatattttttattattagtTTTAAGCTTATGCCATAGTGCTATGATACGAAATGTAGATATAGATGAAATggataataatgaagatgataataacaataatgaaaaattaaaaatatatgataaagaAACTGATATTGTTTATACCTATATTACACAAACACAACCACAATATGATGCCAGTTCTCCAGACGAATTAGCATTAATAAGCacatcattatatttagGATGTGAGTTTGTAAATAGACCTAATTTAACTACCATAGAAATAGAATTAACATCTACATTTGCTCAAAGATTTATATTAggtgaaaaaaaattcgaaaaatttttagaaaaaaaagaattttatgaaaaagaatttGATACATATTTCCCTGATATAAGTGCATGCTtaggaaaagaaaaaaaaaaagataataataaaataaatgagATGATTAATAACAAAGGTAATACAAAAGATgattatatgaataacTTTCATATGTCTATACcaataaaaaatatctttGGTTCTAATAAAATGCaatataaagaagaaattaaatatgaagagaaaattattaaaaaagttGTGCCCATTTTATCATTTGAAATATTAGATGTATTTGCATTTGATAATGTAAGAAAAAGAATGTCATTAATTgttaaaaatgaaaaaaaagaaatctTTATGTTAGTAAAAGGAGCTGACACAAGTGTATTAAAATTAGCATCAAAAAATCAAGAAAATATTGTAGATCACGTAGAGCATCAATTACATGCATTTGCAACATCAGGTTTAAGAACGTTAGTTTTaggatataaatatttgaCAGAAAATGAATTTAGTGATATGTATCGAAATCATATAAACGCTAGAAAAAAGTCAGAAACAGATaaagaagaatatataCAAGAATTTTATGAAGAAGctgaaaataatttaattattattggATGTACAGGTATTGATGATAAGTTGCAAGATGATGTCCCACAAGTAATACAAGATTTAAGAGATGCAGGTATGACAATATGTGTATTAACAGGAGATAAATTAGAAACAGCTATTAATATTGGACattctataaatatattaaataaacaaaCATATAATGCTATATTTACTGAAACGGACCCTactttattattagaaCAGTTAAATATTCATGAGAAAAATACGAATGCAGCAAATCTTTTAAATGTAGATCATGGTACAAAATGGTGGAATAGTGTAAATTGGGAACATTTAAATTTAGATTTAAGATCAGAAActatattaaattttatgaaaTCTAATTTTCATGGTTCTTTAAAAAAGAGTATTATATCATCaaatatgtttaatatgaaaaataataattcttttcCAAGTTTAGCTAGACAAGATAAAGTATTCAATTCTTTTTTAGAATCTAGTGAATCATTCTGtcataataatgaaatgGATAAAACGaaaggaaaagaaaaagtaCATTATTCACAATTCTCTATAACTATTACAGGTGAAGCATTAGATGTTATAATGAAagataaaattttaaaaattaaattctATACATTAGCTAGAAGTGCATCTACATTAATTGCTTGTCGTGTAACACCTAAACAAAAATCTTTACTAGTTAAAGAAAATTCTGCTTTTAATCCTCGTGGTACATCATTAGCTATAGGTGACGGTGCAAATGATGTTGGTATGATTTTAATGGCTAATGTTGGTGTTGGTATTGCAGGAAAGGAAGGTTTACAGGCTGCTCGTTCTTCTGATTTTACTATAAGtgaatttaaatatttaaaaaaattattatttgtacaTGGTAGAGAATCATTAAGAAGAAATTCTTTTTTagtatatttttgtatatttcGTAATGTAAGTTTTTGTTTATGTTCCatgatattaatattttggACAGGTTATAGTGCTATTGATGCATGGAATCCATGGACAAAACAAATTATCAATATAGCTTTTACATCATTACctgtaatattttttgttgCTTTAGATAAGCAGTTACCACATAATATCCTTTTAAATAAtcctttattatatgaGACATCCCCATCAACTTTATGGCCATTTTATTCCAATAGAAAAATGGAATTTTATACTAACAAAGTAAAAGGTTGTTATAaatcattttataaattttgtttttttccAATACGATATATACCTTATATACAAAGATATacagaaaaaataaaatcgTGGATTGGGAAAAGATCAAAACcagaaaaatatagaaCTTATGGTAcacattatttatttgtttatttattatttgcAATTTGGTTAGCTACGGTTGAAACGGTTATAATGTTACATTTTTCAACAGGACAAGCATATTCATCTTCTTTAAAAGATAATCATCATGTAGATATAGattttaatacattttcACAAATACTTTATACGCATCATGTAATAGCAGTAAATATAGTAGTAGTGTTAATGACTAATACATGGTTTTTTATATCTCATGTAGTATTATGGATAGAATTAATAGCaacatttttcttttggTTTATAATAAGTAATACTAAATTCTTTTTAGATATTATAGGAGCAGATGAATTACATGGTACATTTGAAAAAGCACATTCGTCAGGAAACTATTATGCTTcattaataatttctttatatatatctatattaccgttaataatattaatgacatatcaatttattaaaaaacCCACTATGGAACAAATAGTACTTGAACAATTAAAATTGGGAAAATTTGAAGGATTAAGAAAACacgaaataaaaaaattagcATATATTGATAACCAAAAAAGCTCAAATGAATTTACTCATAAAGGATTTGCTTTTGCAGTAGAGGCTAAGGAGGCCTTTTGGGGATTGGTACAGAAAGCTAtctataaaattaaaatgcCCTTAGTTAAAGATGAAACAGCAAATATAAAGCACAAAAgaaaatcataa
- a CDS encoding E3 ubiquitin-protein ligase RBX1, putative, with protein sequence MADNITNDKRDIFKIHKWSAVAAWSWDISVDNCAICRNHIMDLCIECQAKTTDHENDKDKKIDKEGCTVAWGVCNHAFHLHCISRWIKARQVCPLDNTTWEFQKATD encoded by the coding sequence atggctgataatataacaaatgataaaagagatatatttaaaattcATAAATGGTCAGCAGTAGCAGCCTGGTCATGGGATATAAGTGTAGATAATTGCGCAATATGTAGAAATCATATTATGGATTTATGTATAGAATGTCAAGCTAAAACAACAGATCATGAAAATGATaaggataaaaaaattgataaAGAAGGTTGTACTGTTGCCTGGGGGGTATGTAATCATGCTTTTCATCTTCATTGCATATCAAGATGGATAAAGGCAAGACAAGTATGTCCTTTGGATAATACTACTTGGGAATTTCAAAAAGCCACagattaa